A region of the Geitlerinema sp. PCC 9228 genome:
TTCGCCGCAAAATCCTCAGCCACAGCGAGCGGGAAATGCCTCAGTTGGAGGAAGCGTTTTTAGAACAGGATTGCTGGTTTTTAACCTACGAAAGCCAGGAAGAAGATGAAGGCACCTCAGAAGACGACGATGGCGACCTCGGAGATCGACCATTTTCGGAAATTCAAGCTACTTTCGGCAATTTACACCCTTTAGAAGGATTGCGTTCTTTTTTATACGAAGAGGAAGCGATCGCAGTTTGGGTAGCATTGGAAGCCTTTTCCCGTTTTTGCCAAGCCCACTACCGGCATTTAAGCGTTGACGAAATGGCGGATCTATCCAGCAAATACCGCCTGCAACTGCCCCAAAAAGAAGCAGACACTTCCGGAAAACCTAAAACGGTTTCGGTGAAAGTATCGACCCTGCCTCAACTGGCAGAAGAGCTGCAAGATATGGCGTTTGAGGCGGCGGCGGAAGAGGAAATGGGGTTGTTTCCGGAGAATGTGCCCATGGTGGCTGACGATCTAATTCCCGAGAAATCCCTGGTCAGTTTGGGGGATGTTCCCCAGGAATGGATCGAGCAGTTGCAAAATACGAAAAAATTTCACAACCAGGAACAAATCGATTGCAGCGGTCAGGATTTACCGGTGGTGTTAATTCAGACCACCCGACCCAAAGCCAAAGAGGCGATCGAACAAATCCAAGCGGCAGGTGGGTTGCGAGGGGTATGTTTTCAAAAAGGAGAAGTTCTCTGGGAACAAGAAGAATATCAGTTGGGGATTTTGCAGACGGAAGATAATCGCTTCCATTTATTTGGAGAATACGCACAAAGCGATCGCAGACACCGACAAGCCAAGCAAAATTGGGACCGCCGCTGCCAAGAAACCAACGGCATTTGCAGCGTAGCTATTGCCATGGGGTTGACTGGGGCTTCCCGGGGGCAGCCACAGCCTAAGGATATCATGGGATTGTTTGTGGTGCGCGCCATTGACCCGGACGATGCGGGTTTGCCTACGTTGCGCCCCCATCCGGTTTTTCGGTTTGAAGGTACTACGTAAACGCGATCGCGCAGCCATCCCCTGGAGCATTCCTGAAAAGATACCTGCATAAGTTGGTTTTTGGGGAGAATTATTTTAGGGTAAAGGTCGAGAGAAAAATTATTTTTGCTTCAGGAATTTCATATGAAAAAATCCATATCGTTTTCTCTATGGTTGGCAACCAGCGCGATCGCTACGGCAGTAGGAACGCCGTTACTATCGCTACCCGCAGTTGCCACTGACAACAACTTTTTGGTAGCTACAGACGCAGCAACCGAAGCACAAAGCAGCTCTACAGAAGAGAAGGAACGGGAAGCAGAGGCGGAGTCGCAGGAAGAATCCCCCCTAAAACCCTTTGCAGAGATTGTGGAAGACAAAGAAGTATTGAAAGGCATCTTTACCCTGTATCGCGATCGGGAAACGGGGCAAACCTACTTAGAAATTCAACCCGAACAACTCAACCAAAACTTCCTGTACGCAGGCACCTTAGCTTCCGGAATCGGCGATTGGGGGATTTACAGGGGCTGGCCCTTAGAAGATACCATATTTCAGTTTCGCCGCCACCGCAAGCAAATTCAACTGGTCGTTCCCAACCATTATTTTCGCGCCCAACCCGGCGACCCACAGCGGCGTTCGGTGGCGCGATCGTTTAGCGATTCCATCATTCAAACCTTACCCATCAAAAGCATCCATCCAGAACGAGATTCTGTCTTAATTGAAATCGACAGCAGTTTGCTAGGTTCTCTTTCCGGTTTGGGTTCCCTTATTGGATTTATGTCTGGCGGAGGTGAAGCTGCCAACACGCCGACAACTCCCAATGCCTATCTAGATACGGTAAAAGCCTTTCCCCTCAATCTAGAACTAGAGTCAGTACATCACCTTGGTGGTGTGGCTAGCCCCTTTTTCTCCTTCGATGCCTTGCCCGACAGCCGCGGTTTTAGCTTGCGAGTACATTCCAGCTTTTCCAAACTGCCGACAAACGGTTACCAACCCCGACTGGCTGATAACCGGGTGGGTTATTTTATTTCTGCCCATCAAAATCTCTCTCATGAGGGGAAAGATCCCTTCGTTCGTTACATCCAACGCTGGCACTTGGAAAAGAAAAATCCCAATGCTGCCATTTCTCCACCCCAGGAACCCATTGTATTTTGGATTGAAAATACGGTTCCTGAAAAATATCGCGATGCCATCCGCCAAGGCGTTTTGATGTGGAACCGAGCATTTGAGCAAGCAGGCTTTCGCAATGCCATTGAAGTAAGGCAAATGCCAGACGATGCTGAGTGGGACCCCGCTGACATCCGCTACAATACCATCCGCTGGTCCAATTCTTTCTATCCCATGGCTTACGGAATTGGTCCTTCCCGGGTGAATCCCATCACCGGACAAATTCTGGATGCTGATGTAATTCTAGATGCCGGTGCGATTCGCAGCTTGAAAAATTACTATAGCAGTTTTTTGGATCGCTCCGGTACGGATGGCGACGCAAGCGGGTTGAACGAAACTGGGTTTTCTTCTTTATTGTGTAGCTTCCGGCGAATGGGTGTGAGCGATCGCCAAATGGAAGCTTTGCAAAACCGGCTGCCAGAAAACATTTCCCCACAGCAAAAACAGTTCTTGCAAATGTTTGCCAACAGTCGCCAACACCAACACGGCGGAAAATCTTGTTTTCATCGGAGCATTGCCCAAGAAGCTGCTTTTGGGGCTTTGTCTTTGAATTATTTGCGAGGGGTTATGCCCAGCAGCGAAGAGATGGAAACTTTTATCCATCAATTCTTGCAGTCGTTGGTGGCTCACGAAGTGGGGCATACGTTGGGTCTACGGCATAACTTCCACGGCAGTACCATGCTCTCTCCGGAAGAGTTAAATAATCAAGAAATTACCCGCGATCGCGGCATGGTGGGGTCGATTATGGATTATTTCCCGCCCAACATTGCTCCGGAAAAAGAACAGCAGGGCGATTATTTCCCCGTGGTGGTCGGTCCTTACGACGAATGGGCCATTGAATACGGCTACAAACCCATTGATGCCATGACCCCTCAAGGGGAACAAGACGAACTGGAAAAAATTGCCGATCGCGCCAACAATGACGAGTTGGCTTATGCCAGCGACCACGATGTCTTCGATCCGGTATATCCATACATGAATATGTGGGATCTGAGCAGCGATCCCCTAGCCTACGCGCGTACGCAAATGAAGAACGTGCAAAAAATTTGGGAACGCTGGCAAAAAGGTGGCTCTGGTGGTTCTGGAGACAGTTACAGCAAGCTGCGCGATCGCTTTCAAACCAGTTTACGCCAGTATTTCCGCCAAGCATACACCCTAACCCGCTACATCGGCGGACAAACATTTCACCGCTACCATCCCGACAACCAGCAACAGTTGCCTTTTGCTACCATTCCTGCGGCCAAACAAGAGCAAGCGTTGGATAACTTGTTGGAAACAGTCTTTGCTGCCGATAACTTCCAGTTCTCCCCAGACTTGTTAAACAAGTTAGCTCCGGCTCGCTGGTCTCACTGGGGTAGCCGACCCAATATGCGGCGGTTGGATTATCCACTTTACGACCAAGTATTGTTTTACCAATCCTTGATTTTAGGCGATTTACTATCTGCCGAACGCCTGGAACGCATGCGGGATGTTGAAATGAAAAGCGGCGACAAGGATGTTTTGACCATGGCGGAATTGTTTGCTAGCTTGCAAGCCGATATTTGGTCGGAACTGGAAAATCAAGAGTCGGATGCTTTGGAAATTTCTACCTTGCGCCAGGGATTGCAACGCCAATATTTGCAAATGCTGACCAATCTCGTTTCCCAGGATGCCACACTTGGGAGTTTGACTTCCTTGCGAGACTTTATGGCTTCTTTGTTTACTCTGGGAGCGCCAGAACAAGCTAACGTTCTGGCTAGGCATCACTTGAAGCAATTACAAAAGAACATTGACCGAGCTTTGCGCAAACGAGATGATGAGATGAATTTGGCGACCAAGGCGCATTTGCAAGATACCCGCGATCGCATTGAGGAGGTGTTGAACCCGAATTCGCGATCGCGGTAAAAGCCAGATTAGCTGGGAACTTCCATCCCCCGTTGTACGGCAGGTCGTTGTTGGATGGTTTCTAGCCAGCGTTTGAGGTTGGGGTATTCTTCCATGGATACGCCCAACCGTTCGCAAATGGCAATCCAGGGATAGGTACTCATATCAGCAATGGAATACTCACCGCAAATATAATCGCGATCGCTGAGTTGTTTGTCTAAAACCCCGCACAGG
Encoded here:
- a CDS encoding zinc-dependent metalloprotease produces the protein MKKSISFSLWLATSAIATAVGTPLLSLPAVATDNNFLVATDAATEAQSSSTEEKEREAEAESQEESPLKPFAEIVEDKEVLKGIFTLYRDRETGQTYLEIQPEQLNQNFLYAGTLASGIGDWGIYRGWPLEDTIFQFRRHRKQIQLVVPNHYFRAQPGDPQRRSVARSFSDSIIQTLPIKSIHPERDSVLIEIDSSLLGSLSGLGSLIGFMSGGGEAANTPTTPNAYLDTVKAFPLNLELESVHHLGGVASPFFSFDALPDSRGFSLRVHSSFSKLPTNGYQPRLADNRVGYFISAHQNLSHEGKDPFVRYIQRWHLEKKNPNAAISPPQEPIVFWIENTVPEKYRDAIRQGVLMWNRAFEQAGFRNAIEVRQMPDDAEWDPADIRYNTIRWSNSFYPMAYGIGPSRVNPITGQILDADVILDAGAIRSLKNYYSSFLDRSGTDGDASGLNETGFSSLLCSFRRMGVSDRQMEALQNRLPENISPQQKQFLQMFANSRQHQHGGKSCFHRSIAQEAAFGALSLNYLRGVMPSSEEMETFIHQFLQSLVAHEVGHTLGLRHNFHGSTMLSPEELNNQEITRDRGMVGSIMDYFPPNIAPEKEQQGDYFPVVVGPYDEWAIEYGYKPIDAMTPQGEQDELEKIADRANNDELAYASDHDVFDPVYPYMNMWDLSSDPLAYARTQMKNVQKIWERWQKGGSGGSGDSYSKLRDRFQTSLRQYFRQAYTLTRYIGGQTFHRYHPDNQQQLPFATIPAAKQEQALDNLLETVFAADNFQFSPDLLNKLAPARWSHWGSRPNMRRLDYPLYDQVLFYQSLILGDLLSAERLERMRDVEMKSGDKDVLTMAELFASLQADIWSELENQESDALEISTLRQGLQRQYLQMLTNLVSQDATLGSLTSLRDFMASLFTLGAPEQANVLARHHLKQLQKNIDRALRKRDDEMNLATKAHLQDTRDRIEEVLNPNSRSR